The Arthrobacter russicus genome has a segment encoding these proteins:
- a CDS encoding DUF1048 domain-containing protein, giving the protein MAAGWIEQLTGSLEQKKQYRQHKARMAQLPGGYRESVSALERYLMYFGSISKGEVLVTMIGDLVDLFEQSAADGTPIRDIVGEDPVEFAETFMRNYAGGQWISKERDRLVKAIEVAADGAGTGPGQ; this is encoded by the coding sequence ATGGCAGCAGGATGGATCGAGCAACTCACGGGGTCGCTCGAACAAAAGAAGCAGTACCGGCAGCACAAGGCCCGGATGGCGCAACTCCCCGGAGGCTACCGCGAATCGGTGAGCGCACTGGAACGCTACTTGATGTATTTCGGCTCGATTTCGAAGGGCGAGGTGCTGGTCACCATGATCGGAGACTTGGTCGACCTCTTCGAGCAGAGCGCCGCCGACGGCACGCCGATCCGAGACATCGTCGGCGAGGACCCGGTGGAGTTCGCCGAGACCTTCATGCGCAACTACGCAGGCGGGCAATGGATCAGCAAGGAGCGGGACCGTCTCGTCAAAGCAATTGAGGTCGCAGCCGACGGCGCAGGAACAGGACCGGGCCAATGA
- a CDS encoding ABC transporter ATP-binding protein, whose protein sequence is MNSPTGHDAPAIRVQGITKSYRDLRVLRGVDFEVARGSIFALLGSNGAGKTTMVKILATLLKPDAGSASVQGFDVAGQAAEIRASISLTGQFAAVDDILSGRENLVMVAKLRHLDHPGQIADELLARFSLTEAATRKVAAYSGGMRRRLDIAMSLIGRPPVIFLDEPTTGLDPEARLEVWQAVKELAAAGTTVLLTTQYLDEAEQLADRIAILHQGKIIANGTLAELKRLLPPAEVEYVEKQPSLEDIFLVLVGSDGTGEPPAASRKEPS, encoded by the coding sequence ATGAACTCCCCCACTGGCCACGACGCACCCGCGATCCGGGTGCAGGGCATAACCAAGTCCTACCGCGATCTCCGCGTGCTGCGCGGCGTGGACTTCGAGGTGGCCCGCGGCAGCATCTTCGCCCTGCTCGGCTCGAATGGCGCCGGGAAGACCACCATGGTGAAGATTCTGGCCACGCTGCTCAAACCGGATGCCGGATCGGCTTCGGTCCAGGGATTCGACGTCGCCGGGCAAGCCGCCGAGATCCGCGCATCGATCAGCCTGACCGGCCAGTTCGCGGCAGTCGACGACATCCTCTCCGGCCGGGAGAACCTGGTCATGGTGGCCAAGTTGCGGCATCTGGACCATCCCGGCCAGATCGCCGATGAGCTGCTCGCCCGGTTCAGCCTCACCGAAGCCGCCACCCGGAAAGTCGCCGCCTATTCCGGCGGCATGCGCCGCCGTCTGGACATTGCCATGAGTCTGATCGGCCGGCCTCCGGTGATCTTCCTCGACGAACCCACCACCGGATTGGACCCGGAAGCCCGGCTCGAAGTCTGGCAGGCAGTGAAGGAACTGGCCGCCGCCGGAACCACGGTACTGCTCACCACGCAGTACTTGGACGAGGCCGAACAGCTTGCTGACCGGATTGCGATCCTGCACCAAGGCAAGATCATTGCGAACGGGACCCTCGCCGAGCTGAAGCGATTGCTGCCGCCCGCCGAGGTCGAATATGTGGAAAAACAACCCAGCCTGGAGGACATCTTCTTGGTCCTGGTGGGCTCCGACGGCACGGGGGAACCTCCTGCCGCTTCCCGGAAGGAACCATCATGA
- a CDS encoding ABC transporter permease has translation MSTHLFADTGVLLGRSMRHITRSVDTIITTAITPIALMLLFVFVFGGAIKGTIGNENYVNYLLPGIMLIAIASGIAYTAMRLFTDLQSGIFERFQSMPINRSSVLWAHVLTSLAANAITLVIIVLVGLLMGFRSSAGPLAWLGVVGILMLFTLALTWLAIIAGLSAKSVDGATAFSYPLIFLPFISSAFVPTATMPGPVRWFAENQPVTSIVNTIQNLLADRPVGGEIWIALAWCLGILLIAYGFAMVVYRRRIA, from the coding sequence ATGAGCACGCACCTTTTCGCGGATACCGGCGTCCTGCTCGGCCGTTCCATGCGGCACATCACCCGCAGTGTGGACACCATCATCACCACGGCGATCACGCCGATCGCCCTGATGCTGCTTTTCGTCTTCGTCTTCGGCGGCGCGATCAAAGGCACCATCGGCAACGAGAATTACGTCAACTACCTGCTTCCGGGCATCATGCTGATTGCGATCGCCTCAGGTATCGCCTACACCGCGATGCGCTTGTTCACCGATCTGCAAAGCGGCATTTTCGAACGCTTCCAATCCATGCCGATCAACCGCTCTTCGGTGCTCTGGGCGCACGTGCTGACTTCGCTGGCCGCCAACGCGATCACCCTGGTGATCATCGTCCTGGTGGGTCTGTTGATGGGGTTCCGCAGTTCGGCGGGCCCGCTGGCCTGGCTCGGCGTCGTCGGCATCTTGATGCTGTTCACCCTGGCCCTGACCTGGCTGGCGATCATCGCCGGCCTCTCGGCCAAGTCCGTGGACGGCGCCACCGCTTTTTCCTACCCGCTGATCTTCCTGCCGTTCATCTCGTCGGCCTTCGTGCCGACCGCGACCATGCCGGGCCCGGTCCGCTGGTTCGCCGAAAATCAACCGGTGACCTCGATCGTGAACACGATCCAGAACCTGCTCGCCGATCGCCCGGTCGGCGGCGAGATCTGGATCGCGCTGGCTTGGTGCCTCGGCATCCTGCTCATCGCCTATGGCTTCGCGATGGTCGTCTATCGCCGCCGCATCGCCTGA